Proteins encoded together in one Candidatus Nitrosocaldus cavascurensis window:
- a CDS encoding ParB/RepB/Spo0J family partition protein, giving the protein MLLVEVDVDALKSVDHIVTLSTHPMIRSIADEVKRQGSSSIQPIVVGEVDGEYYILDGYARVQACRIADVKSIRAYVIKLNSKEDAQIWHIKFNIRSTLNILKLYEAIRGKIWDEDYICSKYGMDKMMARLLQRLERIKGRAYAKLQVYMNSIVAKFNRVPPIPYYIIVLISELEDEELQEKAVDFAFINIDDDEDIFSFQDYDRMLAFIKMLRSSYRKHSASCITSSNTIEVSGKRLMSIEGKKSRGKSKDKHLYFTCSCGTSYSIDTSDYVISRVEENEHMIVLKDIEHKTLHIVPDDVVETLELDKYRARWYIVDGSEINFLTRVFNCKVAVLARDGELI; this is encoded by the coding sequence ATGTTGCTTGTTGAGGTGGATGTTGATGCATTGAAGAGTGTAGATCATATAGTTACTCTCTCAACACATCCCATGATAAGGAGTATTGCAGATGAGGTGAAGAGGCAAGGCTCATCATCTATACAACCTATAGTGGTGGGAGAGGTTGACGGTGAATACTACATCCTTGATGGTTATGCTAGGGTACAGGCATGTAGAATAGCAGATGTAAAGAGTATAAGAGCGTATGTGATAAAGTTGAATAGTAAAGAGGATGCACAGATATGGCATATTAAGTTTAACATCAGATCAACTCTTAATATACTCAAACTCTATGAAGCAATAAGAGGTAAAATATGGGATGAGGATTACATATGCAGCAAGTATGGAATGGATAAGATGATGGCAAGGCTCTTACAGAGGCTGGAGAGGATAAAAGGTAGGGCATATGCAAAGCTGCAAGTGTATATGAATAGCATAGTTGCAAAGTTCAATAGAGTTCCACCCATACCATACTACATCATAGTGCTAATATCCGAACTTGAAGATGAAGAGTTACAAGAGAAGGCTGTAGATTTTGCATTCATAAATATTGATGATGATGAGGATATATTCTCCTTCCAAGATTACGATAGAATGCTAGCATTCATAAAGATGCTTAGGTCAAGTTATAGAAAGCATAGTGCTTCATGTATTACCAGCAGTAATACCATAGAGGTTAGTGGTAAGAGGCTGATGAGTATTGAGGGTAAGAAGAGTAGAGGTAAGAGTAAGGATAAACATCTATACTTCACATGCTCATGTGGTACTTCCTATTCAATAGATACAAGTGACTATGTTATCAGCAGAGTAGAAGAGAATGAGCATATGATAGTCTTGAAAGATATTGAGCATAAGACTCTTCACATTGTTCCAGATGATGTTGTTGAGACCTTGGAATTGGATAAGTATAGGGCTAGATGGTATATAGTTGATGGTTCAGAGATTAACTTTCTAACTAGGGTATTTAATTGTAAGGTAGCAGTACTTGCCCGCGATGGTGAATTGATATGA
- a CDS encoding VirB4 family type IV secretion system protein, whose protein sequence is MRYVYEIRPTDLLSLPEEKQKSIVTNRFLSLLNWLESKVTIHMIKDYVHINTRELDITLPVMRTFLSSNEPLEHILTSLGYEYSMVIDATLLASLRHKELLERFNHLIVNVDKPLYARSFLLYRLPTNANIAWIDSIARLSDETIIDITPLKHDIALSKMKRYTGLIKAAAMKYASLTYKAEVAEMTLQALDKHETKLFNVCIILIIKASSLKELNEKSKRFMRGVRQYASVDPMVGRQLDLLNGNVKHTIVVELGSMSIFYPFVSSDMLEVPNGIMLGVNINTDAPVIYDYSLRNNYNVIVLASSGSGKSMTAKIMLNRLLEKMPDSYAFIIDPQGEYAKVADYLGFNLIDVANSNGLGLDPLKLFDPITASDVISDIVMAPLLVRKEIATNASKVNDIFSLYEMLSREAKRYLVDVVNNYANIFRGRIIMDKRNILSLKGTNSTSSSTSLLLLLSLAKVWNEINSYASNILKIIIIDEGWMLFNIPSAARFVNLIARVGRKLNVLFIFITQRPEDIIANEYGRALLDNADTKILLRNNELASIKIAEALQLSEKEREMITTFGRGEALLLTGEHRIRLQIVPGEKELRLFSTDPNNQSL, encoded by the coding sequence ATGAGGTATGTATATGAGATAAGGCCTACAGATCTTCTCTCATTACCAGAGGAGAAGCAGAAGAGTATAGTTACAAACAGATTCTTATCGCTCTTGAATTGGTTAGAGAGCAAAGTTACAATACATATGATCAAGGATTATGTGCACATAAACACAAGGGAGTTGGATATAACATTGCCAGTTATGAGAACATTCCTCTCTAGCAATGAACCACTTGAGCATATACTAACTTCTCTTGGTTATGAATACTCTATGGTAATAGATGCAACATTACTTGCTAGTCTAAGGCATAAAGAATTGCTTGAAAGATTTAATCACTTAATAGTTAATGTTGATAAGCCCTTATACGCAAGGTCATTCCTACTCTACAGGCTTCCTACAAATGCAAACATAGCATGGATAGATAGCATTGCAAGGTTATCTGATGAAACTATTATAGATATCACACCTCTCAAGCATGATATTGCCTTAAGTAAGATGAAGAGATATACAGGCCTTATAAAGGCTGCAGCAATGAAGTATGCATCATTGACATACAAGGCAGAAGTAGCAGAGATGACCCTTCAAGCACTTGATAAGCATGAAACAAAGCTCTTTAATGTATGCATAATACTAATCATTAAAGCATCTAGCCTAAAAGAGTTGAATGAAAAGAGTAAGAGATTCATGCGAGGAGTGAGGCAATACGCATCTGTAGATCCTATGGTTGGAAGGCAGTTGGATCTACTTAATGGCAATGTTAAACATACAATAGTAGTTGAACTTGGTAGTATGAGTATATTCTATCCCTTTGTTAGTAGTGATATGCTTGAGGTACCAAATGGAATAATGCTTGGTGTTAACATTAATACTGATGCACCAGTTATCTATGATTACTCGCTAAGAAATAATTATAATGTTATAGTACTTGCATCATCAGGCTCTGGCAAGTCAATGACAGCAAAGATCATGCTTAACAGACTCCTAGAGAAGATGCCTGATTCATACGCATTCATAATAGATCCCCAAGGTGAATATGCAAAGGTTGCAGATTACCTAGGATTTAACCTTATAGATGTTGCAAATAGCAATGGTCTAGGCCTTGACCCATTAAAACTCTTTGATCCAATCACGGCATCTGACGTTATATCTGATATTGTAATGGCGCCACTGTTGGTAAGGAAAGAGATTGCAACTAATGCAAGTAAAGTTAATGATATATTCTCATTATATGAGATGTTAAGCAGGGAAGCAAAACGCTATTTAGTTGATGTGGTTAATAACTATGCAAATATATTTAGAGGCAGAATAATCATGGATAAACGGAACATATTATCACTTAAAGGAACAAACTCTACATCAAGCAGCACATCACTGCTACTACTGTTATCATTGGCAAAAGTATGGAATGAGATAAACTCATATGCAAGTAATATACTGAAGATAATTATAATAGATGAGGGATGGATGCTCTTCAACATACCATCTGCTGCAAGGTTTGTTAACCTTATAGCTAGAGTTGGAAGGAAATTGAATGTACTATTCATATTTATAACTCAAAGACCAGAAGATATCATAGCAAATGAGTATGGTAGAGCATTGCTAGATAATGCTGATACAAAGATCCTACTAAGGAATAATGAACTTGCAAGTATTAAGATAGCAGAAGCATTACAACTATCAGAAAAGGAGAGGGAGATGATCACAACATTTGGTAGAGGGGAGGCATTACTTCTTACTGGGGAGCATAGGATAAGGCTTCAGATAGTTCCAGGAGAAAAGGAGTTAAGATTATTCTCCACAGACCCAAACAATCAGTCATTATGA
- a CDS encoding type IV secretory system conjugative DNA transfer family protein produces the protein MINNDEIDIIGFSDDGRAYGILSRDRIHTAIFGESGAGKSETMKLLILQCIKRRHGFMLIDAHGTLAREVLMMIPRELWSNTVYINPATAIWFKRVISVNPLECRDEEDKHVVVMSFLNVLKNLYSDSWGDRLETILRNALNVLLDVGKEITLKDLRSFIINQEFRDSILRNVTDLDALHFWYEIFEKNYKKEAVGVVYNKLDKILSTPLAMFILNSRLGIDIGQMMREGKFIVVDLADIASDDIVAFLGSLLIHLVYVEAKRHSRHSTSSPPTPFNLFIDEAHLFPSFAIREVLNTLRKFNVKVTIATQSINSLPDDIAKEIPALCRTIICFKCDIATVTLFKSLLPLSRDEMLSLSLHEFAFYSHSSPPVTGIAMSKKITVKEYNNWLDVARFSVEIHGNDVGSVKRISDKKMSINLNDEDMSRRNGATLARLDTSNMKTKAG, from the coding sequence ATGATCAACAATGATGAGATAGATATAATAGGATTTAGTGATGATGGGAGAGCATATGGAATATTAAGCAGAGATAGGATACACACTGCAATATTCGGAGAGAGCGGAGCAGGGAAGTCTGAGACTATGAAGTTGTTGATCTTGCAATGCATAAAGCGTAGACATGGATTCATGCTAATAGATGCCCATGGTACACTTGCTAGAGAGGTATTGATGATGATACCTAGAGAACTTTGGAGTAACACAGTATACATAAACCCTGCAACTGCAATTTGGTTCAAGAGGGTAATCAGCGTAAACCCTTTAGAGTGTAGAGATGAGGAGGATAAGCATGTTGTTGTTATGTCATTCCTTAATGTACTTAAGAACCTATACTCTGACTCTTGGGGCGATAGGCTTGAGACTATACTTAGGAACGCACTGAACGTGCTCCTAGATGTTGGTAAAGAGATAACACTCAAAGATCTAAGATCATTCATAATAAATCAGGAGTTTCGAGACTCTATACTTAGGAATGTTACAGATCTAGATGCATTACACTTCTGGTATGAGATATTTGAGAAGAACTACAAGAAGGAGGCCGTTGGTGTTGTATACAACAAACTAGATAAGATACTATCGACACCTCTAGCCATGTTTATACTAAACTCAAGATTAGGTATAGATATAGGGCAGATGATGAGAGAAGGCAAGTTCATAGTTGTTGATCTTGCAGATATAGCATCTGATGATATAGTTGCATTCTTGGGCTCATTACTGATACACCTTGTATATGTTGAAGCGAAGAGGCATTCAAGGCATTCTACATCATCTCCACCAACTCCATTCAACCTCTTCATAGATGAGGCGCATCTCTTCCCATCATTTGCAATAAGAGAGGTATTAAATACGTTGAGAAAGTTCAATGTAAAGGTTACTATAGCAACACAAAGCATCAACTCACTCCCAGATGATATAGCAAAGGAGATACCAGCGCTATGTAGAACAATAATATGCTTCAAATGCGATATAGCAACTGTCACACTATTCAAGTCACTCCTTCCCTTGAGCAGGGATGAGATGCTCTCTCTATCACTACACGAATTTGCATTCTACTCACATTCCTCACCTCCAGTCACTGGCATAGCTATGAGCAAGAAGATAACAGTAAAGGAGTATAACAACTGGCTAGATGTTGCAAGGTTCAGTGTAGAGATCCATGGTAATGATGTAGGATCAGTTAAGAGGATATCAGATAAGAAGATGAGCATCAATTTAAATGATGAGGATATGAGTAGAAGGAACGGTGCAACACTAGCAAGGTTGGATACTAGCAATATGAAGACAAAGGCAGGGTAA
- a CDS encoding class I SAM-dependent methyltransferase gives MHTGHEIAIRFFKHTSSMYDRVVRLTTFGQDAVWKRVMLRFVPEGDYTALDLACGTGILTLALRGKVSRVYGLDLMYNSLVIADSKARNLNYYDIVLLNAAAEFIPLRDGTVDIITASYLAKYCDIEKVVMECKRLLRSGGIVVMHDFTYPRGTMRYLWHAYFMLLRLLGRFMYEWRSVFNELDKVIVERRCWVTELIDALNKHGFKDVGCINLTFNTAAVVYARKG, from the coding sequence ATGCATACTGGACATGAGATTGCTATAAGATTCTTTAAGCATACATCTAGCATGTATGATAGAGTTGTTAGGTTAACCACATTTGGGCAGGATGCTGTATGGAAGAGAGTTATGCTAAGGTTTGTTCCAGAAGGGGATTATACTGCATTGGATCTTGCATGTGGTACAGGTATATTAACACTTGCATTGAGAGGCAAGGTCTCTAGGGTATATGGTCTTGATCTGATGTATAATAGCCTAGTAATAGCAGATAGCAAGGCTAGGAACCTCAACTACTATGATATAGTATTGCTTAATGCAGCTGCAGAGTTCATACCATTGAGAGATGGTACAGTTGATATAATCACTGCATCATACCTTGCAAAGTACTGTGATATAGAGAAGGTTGTAATGGAGTGCAAGAGGCTGTTGAGGAGTGGTGGTATAGTGGTTATGCATGACTTTACGTATCCAAGGGGCACCATGCGCTACCTATGGCATGCATATTTTATGCTTCTAAGGCTTCTTGGAAGATTCATGTACGAATGGAGATCTGTATTTAACGAGCTTGACAAGGTTATAGTAGAGAGAAGGTGTTGGGTTACTGAACTTATAGATGCATTGAATAAACATGGGTTCAAGGATGTAGGTTGTATAAACCTTACATTCAATACAGCAGCAGTTGTGTATGCAAGGAAAGGCTAA
- a CDS encoding NAD-dependent epimerase/dehydratase family protein yields the protein MRILVTGATGFIGRRLVRRLINGGHEVTCLVRSDGAVTNPKTIGAKECIVADITNRESVMKAIGIAKDIDVLIHLAALNPLIKDRRLQYDVNINGMRNLIDAIVSARLTLKRVIYAQGMGVFGNVHGAIVDEDSQYRPETWFTRLRSDAEMMLWDASKDAGFSISIAILGDVYGNGGWFTNIMVKGLIKSIFGLGFMIPGAGDYYRCLIHVDDAVDALALMAEVDYAGNERFIVCDDEPCMFREFVYYTADMLGVKRPPRIPLWLAKLFLGSDMVDTLTASVRASNTKVKRMLNLMLRYPDYRVGVRSVVDEIRSVSGNRLAM from the coding sequence ATGAGAATACTGGTTACTGGGGCAACTGGTTTTATAGGCAGAAGGCTAGTTAGGAGGCTCATCAATGGAGGGCATGAGGTTACCTGCTTAGTCAGGAGTGATGGTGCAGTTACCAATCCCAAGACCATTGGAGCAAAAGAGTGTATAGTTGCTGATATAACAAATAGGGAGAGTGTGATGAAGGCCATCGGCATTGCTAAGGATATAGATGTGCTCATCCACCTTGCTGCACTCAACCCATTGATAAAGGATAGAAGACTACAGTATGATGTTAATATCAATGGGATGAGGAACCTAATAGATGCAATAGTAAGTGCTAGGCTAACCTTGAAGAGGGTTATATACGCTCAGGGCATGGGTGTATTTGGGAATGTACATGGTGCAATCGTTGATGAGGATAGCCAGTATAGACCAGAGACATGGTTCACAAGGTTGAGGAGTGATGCTGAGATGATGCTCTGGGATGCAAGCAAGGATGCTGGCTTCAGTATAAGCATTGCTATACTTGGGGATGTGTATGGAAATGGTGGATGGTTCACAAACATAATGGTTAAAGGGTTGATTAAGAGCATCTTTGGGTTAGGATTCATGATACCTGGTGCTGGCGATTACTATAGATGCTTGATACATGTGGATGATGCTGTAGATGCACTAGCGCTAATGGCTGAGGTTGATTATGCAGGGAATGAGAGGTTCATAGTATGCGATGATGAACCCTGTATGTTCAGAGAGTTTGTATACTACACCGCTGATATGCTAGGGGTCAAGAGGCCTCCAAGGATACCATTATGGCTTGCAAAACTATTTCTTGGCAGTGATATGGTAGATACGTTGACAGCATCTGTAAGGGCAAGCAACACCAAGGTTAAGCGTATGTTAAATTTAATGTTAAGATATCCAGATTACAGAGTTGGTGTAAGATCTGTTGTAGATGAGATAAGGAGTGTTAGCGGTAACAGATTGGCTATGTAA
- a CDS encoding chorismate pyruvate-lyase family protein, with translation MMIKQVSVEVGSGDFGTSMLSALKKLEDAACIKLSRIEKLLLAEVGTVEQLLSILVDAPVSVDVVRQEEVGKVIEREVNIRKAYSDEILLDAKSIINVDVLPDGVVCDIRAKRLGIGSVIMKHRLETFRRIVEIGCYYSNDESKYDKGEDEDEDKERVLRVYRLYSIFYVGTEAFRIREEFRSSVIRRLASFI, from the coding sequence ATGATGATAAAGCAGGTATCTGTAGAGGTTGGCTCTGGAGACTTTGGTACTAGCATGCTCTCAGCACTAAAGAAGTTGGAGGATGCTGCATGTATCAAACTATCAAGGATAGAGAAGTTACTCCTTGCAGAGGTAGGCACAGTTGAACAGTTGTTGAGCATACTAGTTGATGCACCTGTAAGTGTGGATGTGGTGAGGCAGGAGGAGGTTGGCAAGGTTATAGAGAGGGAGGTTAACATACGCAAAGCCTACTCAGATGAGATACTACTTGATGCAAAGAGTATAATCAATGTGGATGTATTGCCAGATGGCGTAGTATGCGATATAAGGGCTAAGAGGCTTGGGATAGGTAGTGTAATAATGAAGCACAGGCTTGAGACGTTCAGAAGGATAGTAGAGATAGGTTGCTATTATAGCAATGATGAGTCTAAATATGACAAAGGCGAAGATGAAGATGAAGATAAAGAAAGAGTCTTGAGGGTATACAGGCTCTACAGTATATTCTATGTTGGTACTGAGGCATTCAGAATAAGGGAGGAGTTCAGATCGAGCGTTATAAGGAGATTAGCCTCGTTCATATGA
- a CDS encoding thioesterase family protein, with protein MLHAGIEMERVVKVDSSMVIDFLGDDGRVLSTPSMVDAIERLCREMVKPYLKEDEDTVGVRIDAKHMAPTPLGMSIRVHALLVSVDGRRLVFHADVHDEHEKVGEAVHERFVINKSRFVARVRAKVR; from the coding sequence ATGTTACATGCAGGTATAGAGATGGAGAGGGTTGTGAAGGTTGATAGTAGCATGGTTATAGACTTCCTTGGAGATGATGGTAGAGTGTTATCAACACCAAGCATGGTAGATGCAATTGAGAGGCTATGTAGAGAGATGGTAAAGCCTTATCTCAAGGAGGATGAGGATACTGTTGGTGTAAGGATAGATGCAAAGCATATGGCCCCAACACCTCTAGGCATGAGCATAAGAGTACATGCATTACTTGTAAGCGTAGATGGTAGAAGGCTTGTATTTCATGCCGATGTTCACGATGAGCATGAGAAGGTTGGAGAAGCTGTGCATGAGAGGTTCGTAATTAACAAGAGTAGGTTCGTAGCGAGAGTAAGGGCTAAGGTAAGGTAA
- a CDS encoding polyprenyl synthetase family protein, which yields MDIIEYWHITKPKIDEGIARLLPLFIERMPSEYASVLKESIEGGKRARGTLTCLVCQALGGRLEDALPRAVAIEYIHAATLIHDDYVDLDTVRRSRPAIWTLEGSRRAVLFGDLILSYMINMMSDMSRDDAKAVAEAIAAVARGAFQEPLNPMLLVDEITSGRFPSGLYDVIIKLKTGALFGAASKLGAIAANRLEMGERVYNYGSRCGEAFQIADDLREVLRIVETGKANVHKIITLVPACLYYYSDSIKEILDMIMGRHIDIASIVLERWVPLIEHMSNDIDVRLNLALKEIEDLEDNEYVQILRQAPRHMVRLMLEQKTVET from the coding sequence ATGGATATAATAGAGTACTGGCATATTACAAAACCAAAGATAGATGAGGGGATAGCAAGGCTCCTCCCACTATTCATAGAGCGTATGCCTTCAGAGTATGCTAGCGTATTGAAGGAGAGTATAGAAGGAGGAAAGAGGGCTAGAGGCACACTCACATGCCTTGTATGCCAAGCACTTGGAGGAAGGCTTGAGGATGCACTGCCTAGGGCAGTTGCTATAGAGTACATACATGCTGCTACCCTCATCCATGATGATTACGTTGATCTTGATACTGTGAGGAGGAGTAGACCAGCCATATGGACGCTTGAGGGTTCAAGAAGGGCAGTACTCTTTGGAGATCTTATCCTATCCTACATGATAAACATGATGAGTGATATGAGCAGGGATGATGCAAAGGCTGTTGCTGAGGCTATAGCAGCAGTTGCTAGAGGAGCATTTCAAGAACCATTGAACCCAATGCTACTTGTGGATGAGATAACCTCTGGAAGGTTCCCCTCTGGTCTGTACGATGTTATAATAAAGTTGAAGACTGGAGCGCTCTTTGGTGCTGCTTCAAAGTTGGGGGCAATAGCAGCAAACAGGCTAGAGATGGGTGAGAGGGTATACAACTACGGCTCTAGATGTGGAGAAGCATTCCAGATTGCAGATGACCTGAGGGAAGTGCTCAGGATAGTTGAGACTGGCAAGGCAAATGTGCATAAGATAATAACGTTGGTTCCAGCATGCCTCTACTACTACAGCGACTCTATAAAGGAGATACTGGATATGATTATGGGTAGGCATATAGATATAGCAAGTATAGTGCTTGAACGCTGGGTACCATTGATAGAGCATATGAGCAATGATATAGATGTTAGGCTTAACCTTGCCCTTAAAGAGATAGAGGATCTTGAGGATAATGAGTATGTGCAGATATTAAGGCAGGCACCAAGGCACATGGTGAGGCTCATGCTTGAGCAGAAGACTGTAGAGACATGA
- a CDS encoding NAD(P)/FAD-dependent oxidoreductase, which yields MRFAIIGAGVAGSFLASLLNSKGHTVEVFEMYSKEKHFPVCAWGTSKYMLEHFCSMVGLNFKDYILHVGNRLDIYLQNGKHDHLRLIGLITYDKRRWEQDMLKGINVNYGVRCVRDTFPVHKYDYVLDCTGFHRSMLPKPKEDLTIPVWEYMVDNLKNERDFYVIGYRNAMGYFWHFPLGNGRAFVGSGDFKKVYYGVNEFFQEEPEARILMRIGRPVRLAPPTRMDPVAYGNVVGVGESIGTVFPILGEGITPSLQSAEILYTLMVEGEYSPEAYRAMLHEKFGYYDDVYKVLRLKMEGKFSMLKHSRLLYNIYKHMKREEQRYGFEVSMDKFVNLINSI from the coding sequence ATGAGGTTTGCAATAATAGGTGCAGGGGTTGCAGGTAGTTTCTTGGCATCGCTACTTAACAGCAAAGGTCATACAGTAGAGGTCTTTGAGATGTACAGCAAGGAGAAGCACTTCCCTGTATGTGCATGGGGCACAAGCAAGTATATGCTTGAGCACTTCTGCAGTATGGTTGGGCTTAACTTCAAGGACTACATACTTCATGTAGGCAATAGGCTGGACATATACCTGCAGAATGGTAAGCATGATCATCTAAGGCTGATTGGGCTCATCACATACGATAAGAGGAGATGGGAGCAGGATATGCTCAAGGGCATAAACGTGAACTATGGTGTAAGATGTGTAAGGGATACATTCCCAGTGCACAAGTACGATTACGTTCTAGACTGCACAGGATTCCATAGATCTATGTTACCAAAGCCTAAAGAGGATCTAACAATCCCTGTATGGGAGTACATGGTTGATAACTTGAAGAATGAGAGGGACTTTTATGTTATAGGTTATAGGAACGCAATGGGTTACTTCTGGCACTTCCCACTAGGCAATGGGAGAGCGTTTGTAGGCTCTGGGGACTTTAAGAAGGTGTACTATGGTGTAAATGAGTTCTTCCAAGAGGAGCCTGAGGCAAGGATACTAATGAGGATAGGTAGACCTGTAAGACTTGCACCTCCAACAAGGATGGATCCTGTAGCATATGGCAATGTTGTAGGTGTTGGGGAGTCCATAGGTACTGTATTCCCGATCCTTGGTGAAGGGATAACACCATCACTCCAGTCAGCAGAGATACTCTACACATTAATGGTTGAAGGAGAGTACAGTCCAGAGGCGTATAGAGCAATGCTACATGAGAAGTTTGGCTACTACGATGATGTGTACAAGGTTCTACGCCTCAAGATGGAGGGGAAGTTCAGTATGCTCAAGCACTCAAGGCTGCTCTACAACATATACAAGCATATGAAGAGGGAGGAGCAGAGGTATGGGTTCGAGGTTAGCATGGACAAGTTTGTTAACCTTATCAACTCTATATGA
- a CDS encoding DNA topoisomerase, whose protein sequence is MFIVVAEKSSVAMAIKDALPPSIKARVEWVRGHIMDIDLPTTLRLWRLETVEDIMDVRKFRYTVRDRESYSKLSSIFSNCKDDDLLVIATDNDHEGELIGYEVLMLYRNVRKDGKYYRMRFNSTDRREILGAWNRLESSLNWRWVSKAMFRHKFDLLTGAAYTRLLTLSSRMGMDTNDKEYLNTSISKSIKHGTNRHNGKGKDNGKGLISWGSCQTPTLNFIVEREREIENFKPVNYWYIEALIEHDGVRFKAKSKDMYEGEEYAMQVYESCRNSSKASVLEYKESAMVIHRPLPLRTDDALRDLVRITGKSAAYILDVMEDLYSKGYISYPRTDTNRYPKGFDFAKPLSAALNGLSVDVDAHIPRARNGMLDDGAHPPIYPVSPYHGSSIERDVWEYIARRFLANAFAGDASVVKQHARLTTVKGCVELYADGQYIKDEGFFKIYGYFMPKESRLPSLMVDSSVDIVSIDLVKAKTKPPSRLSEAELLEVMERHGIGTDATRAEFPSLLLKRGYATKVHNRFRPTPLGIAVIDALKGLDLRLVSPDARKMVEVLMKDIEDGKVKEDEALNRAIEIYQHLLGMCIKNIDYIAKRLQSA, encoded by the coding sequence ATGTTCATAGTGGTTGCAGAGAAGTCAAGTGTTGCAATGGCTATAAAGGATGCACTACCTCCAAGTATAAAGGCAAGGGTTGAATGGGTAAGGGGGCATATAATGGATATAGATCTTCCTACAACTCTAAGACTCTGGCGTCTAGAGACTGTAGAGGATATTATGGATGTTAGGAAGTTCAGATATACAGTAAGGGATAGAGAGAGTTACTCTAAACTAAGCAGTATCTTCAGCAATTGCAAGGATGATGATCTGCTTGTTATTGCTACAGATAATGATCATGAGGGTGAGTTGATAGGCTATGAGGTACTGATGTTGTACAGAAATGTAAGGAAGGATGGAAAGTACTATAGGATGAGGTTCAACTCAACAGATAGAAGGGAGATTCTAGGTGCATGGAATAGGCTAGAGAGTAGCCTTAACTGGAGGTGGGTTAGCAAGGCTATGTTCAGGCATAAGTTTGATCTACTCACTGGAGCAGCATATACAAGATTACTTACATTAAGTAGTAGGATGGGTATGGATACTAATGATAAGGAGTATTTAAACACCAGTATTAGCAAGAGTATAAAGCATGGAACCAATAGGCATAATGGTAAGGGTAAGGATAATGGTAAGGGTTTGATAAGTTGGGGCTCATGCCAAACACCAACCCTTAACTTCATAGTTGAGAGGGAGAGGGAGATAGAGAACTTCAAGCCAGTAAACTATTGGTACATAGAGGCGTTAATAGAGCATGATGGTGTTAGGTTCAAGGCTAAGAGCAAGGATATGTATGAGGGGGAGGAGTATGCTATGCAAGTTTATGAATCGTGTAGAAATTCTAGCAAGGCAAGTGTACTTGAGTACAAGGAGAGTGCAATGGTCATCCATAGACCATTACCATTGAGAACAGATGATGCGTTAAGGGACCTTGTAAGGATCACTGGGAAGAGCGCTGCATACATCCTTGATGTCATGGAGGATCTATACTCGAAGGGCTACATCTCATACCCTAGAACAGATACCAACAGGTATCCAAAAGGCTTTGATTTTGCCAAGCCTCTGAGTGCAGCACTGAATGGGCTTAGTGTAGATGTTGATGCTCATATACCAAGGGCAAGGAATGGGATGCTTGATGATGGTGCACATCCTCCTATATATCCAGTAAGCCCATACCATGGCTCTAGCATAGAGAGGGATGTATGGGAGTATATAGCAAGGAGGTTCCTTGCTAATGCATTTGCTGGAGATGCTTCTGTTGTTAAACAGCATGCAAGACTTACTACGGTGAAGGGTTGTGTAGAACTGTATGCAGATGGACAATACATAAAGGATGAGGGCTTCTTCAAGATATATGGCTACTTCATGCCAAAGGAGAGTAGGTTGCCATCACTTATGGTAGATAGTAGTGTAGATATTGTAAGCATTGATCTTGTTAAGGCAAAGACCAAGCCCCCAAGTAGGTTAAGCGAGGCTGAACTACTAGAGGTTATGGAGAGGCATGGAATAGGTACAGATGCAACTAGGGCAGAGTTCCCATCCCTCCTACTCAAGAGAGGCTATGCAACCAAAGTACATAATAGGTTCAGACCAACCCCGTTAGGAATTGCTGTGATAGATGCGTTGAAGGGATTGGATCTTAGGCTAGTAAGCCCAGATGCAAGGAAGATGGTAGAGGTGCTCATGAAGGATATAGAGGATGGCAAGGTCAAGGAGGATGAGGCGTTGAATAGAGCAATAGAGATATATCAACACCTCCTAGGCATGTGTATAAAGAATATAGACTATATAGCAAAGAGATTACAGTCAGCATAA